The following proteins come from a genomic window of Brevibacillus antibioticus:
- a CDS encoding pyridoxal-phosphate-dependent aminotransferase family protein — protein sequence MCAYKELTTSQRTIMTPGPVEAEPSVLRVMGSPILGQFDPEFTNIMNETMEMLRKLFQTSNHWAFPIDGTSRAGIEAVLCSIIEPGDRVLVPIYGRFGHLLTEIAERYGADVMTMETRWGSVFEPQDVIAEIERVQPKIVAMVHGETSTGCVQPLKEIGAACRRMDVLFVVDAVASIGGTEVKVDDWYIDACIGGTQKCLSVPSGMAPITFNARVEALLLQRKKIERGLADPSAPKSAQTRTIRSNYFDLSQLMDYWGPARLNHHTEATTMLYALREGVRIALTEGLEARFARHRLHEQALVAGVLAMGLQLYGDPACKLPVVTCIKIPDGLDGESVRAMLLEDFHIEIASSFGPLKGTIWRIGTMGYSCRKKNILHVLGALEAVLIRHGARVHAGRAVQAALDIYDQEQAQNS from the coding sequence ATGTGTGCATACAAAGAACTGACCACCTCACAACGGACAATCATGACGCCAGGGCCCGTCGAGGCAGAGCCTAGTGTTCTTCGCGTGATGGGTTCACCCATTTTGGGACAATTCGATCCAGAATTCACGAATATCATGAACGAAACAATGGAGATGCTTCGGAAATTGTTTCAGACATCCAATCATTGGGCATTCCCGATAGACGGAACTTCCCGGGCGGGCATCGAGGCCGTTTTGTGTAGCATAATCGAACCAGGAGATCGGGTGCTTGTACCCATTTATGGACGATTCGGGCACTTGCTCACGGAGATTGCGGAAAGGTATGGCGCAGATGTGATGACGATGGAAACGCGCTGGGGAAGTGTCTTTGAACCGCAGGACGTCATTGCCGAAATCGAGCGAGTTCAGCCCAAAATCGTAGCAATGGTTCACGGCGAAACATCCACTGGCTGTGTTCAGCCTTTGAAAGAAATCGGAGCAGCTTGCCGCCGAATGGATGTCCTATTTGTCGTCGATGCTGTCGCTTCGATCGGCGGGACAGAAGTGAAGGTAGACGATTGGTATATCGACGCATGTATAGGTGGTACTCAAAAATGCTTGTCTGTCCCCTCTGGGATGGCTCCTATCACGTTTAATGCTCGTGTAGAAGCACTCTTGCTCCAACGGAAAAAGATCGAGCGTGGACTGGCTGATCCCTCTGCTCCGAAATCTGCTCAAACCCGAACGATCCGCAGCAACTATTTTGACTTGAGCCAACTCATGGATTACTGGGGACCTGCACGGCTGAACCACCATACGGAGGCGACAACGATGCTGTACGCATTGCGCGAGGGAGTGCGCATTGCCCTCACAGAAGGTCTGGAGGCGAGATTCGCCAGACATCGCTTGCATGAACAAGCCTTGGTCGCTGGTGTGTTGGCGATGGGATTGCAGCTCTATGGCGATCCGGCTTGCAAGCTTCCCGTCGTGACCTGTATCAAAATTCCTGACGGGCTCGACGGAGAGTCAGTCCGTGCTATGCTGCTCGAAGATTTTCATATTGAAATTGCCAGTTCCTTCGGGCCGTTAAAAGGGACAATCTGGCGGATTGGCACAATGGGCTACAGTTGCCGGAAGAA